A region from the Mycoplasmopsis bovigenitalium genome encodes:
- a CDS encoding ABC transporter permease translates to MALTINVYSWFLLFFCIFSLGAISGLFSEKVGIVNLGINGMMVIGAACYLAFSNTLSKFDGNESSGWWQIPATLFAVGCASLFSLLHGFATIKLKSEHTISGFAINLLAFGIAIILLDFFGNGNRKPTMGITELKYVVEVAGSQKIEIISWKIVITLAIIAFSAFALYKTKWGLRFRSIGENPQAADVAGINVYKYKWQGIAISGAIAGVAGAIFAQATPASFNGDVLGYGYLALAIMIMGQWNIFIVCGVAIGFSLLYALSFSTGAFINTLRPYSPLLETTPYILSLIVIMITAKSSRAPAAAGLVYDKSVR, encoded by the coding sequence ATGGCATTAACAATTAACGTTTATTCTTGATTTTTACTGTTCTTTTGCATCTTTTCTCTAGGCGCAATTAGTGGGCTATTCTCAGAAAAAGTTGGTATTGTTAACCTTGGTATCAACGGTATGATGGTTATTGGTGCTGCTTGCTATCTTGCATTCAGTAACACACTATCAAAATTTGATGGCAATGAATCTTCAGGATGATGACAAATACCAGCAACGCTATTCGCTGTTGGCTGTGCATCATTATTCTCATTACTTCATGGTTTTGCAACCATTAAACTAAAAAGTGAACACACTATTTCGGGTTTTGCTATTAACTTATTAGCGTTTGGTATAGCAATTATCCTACTTGACTTCTTTGGTAACGGTAACCGTAAACCTACTATGGGTATTACTGAGTTAAAATATGTAGTTGAAGTTGCTGGTTCGCAAAAAATAGAAATTATTTCTTGAAAAATTGTTATTACTTTAGCAATCATTGCTTTCTCAGCATTCGCTTTATATAAAACAAAATGAGGTCTAAGATTTAGAAGTATCGGTGAAAATCCACAAGCAGCCGATGTTGCCGGAATTAATGTTTACAAATACAAATGACAAGGTATTGCCATTTCTGGCGCAATTGCCGGAGTTGCTGGTGCAATATTTGCTCAAGCAACCCCTGCTTCATTTAATGGAGATGTACTTGGTTATGGATATTTAGCACTTGCAATTATGATTATGGGCCAGTGAAACATTTTCATTGTTTGTGGTGTTGCTATTGGTTTTTCACTACTATATGCTCTATCATTCTCAACAGGTGCATTTATCAACACATTAAGACCTTATTCACCTCTACTTGAGACAACTCCATACATATTATCATTAATTGTTATTATGATTACTGCTAAATCATCACGGGCTCCGGCTGCTGCTGGTTTAGTCTACGATAAATCAGTTCGCTAG
- a CDS encoding bifunctional metallophosphatase/5'-nucleotidase, whose product MKKKLFLNLMPVAALTVLPTIAISCTNTKQKDKDTESKIQFEVQLAEYEKHYKLFNDTIAKYKKELEEKYKNIQKRGNTEEQTQQLTAEKDAWVKEKTIELQALRKNVDDNYLKLRNLKDHKTRLVKLIHTNDEHGRLVFDNGKYNKYSGMQGHAEILGSNFSRDLLLSAGDLIQGQPLSDSDKGVTISEIAALMNYNAVAVGNHEFDYGLTHLFEIQKKTPNMPFLSANIVWNQKAVTDKAKDLNGKDAVADELVFKPYIIKELTSGIKVGIMGITTPDTAWTSSPKNSVHVTFKDPVQEGTKYAKELRDKGVNIVIALTHLGVDRQNKEWDSRTFANNVEGVDLVLDGHSHTLVKAEKINNTILTQADSYTKYLSELDLYIDTETNKITKITQQLRTMEETELLGGAVNNNKIIDGKITKLKAEFEKINGVKVFDNPIDFIHTTSHKVEEANKSSALGRQKQTNLGMFVADALGWSFISDKSTADGQKYNLDNTIAFVGGGSIRENLVKGPITRGNMFAVSPYGNRIAAVELKGDKLIEVIAHGAKKIFSGGFAQWSKNVKLNINFDPTDKIYKPVEESIKINDKAIDKSATYYLVTDDYILVGGDEYNMLNYAKITDGSVKLIFEGSDMLQELIKYGQHITKTDFKATENNPFGDTQIDFYNQEKLPKNVVVNHKAPTATTTNSAQ is encoded by the coding sequence ATGAAGAAAAAATTATTTTTAAATTTGATGCCAGTTGCAGCTCTTACAGTGCTGCCAACTATTGCTATAAGCTGTACAAACACCAAACAAAAAGATAAAGATACAGAAAGCAAAATTCAATTTGAAGTTCAACTTGCCGAATATGAAAAACACTACAAATTGTTTAATGATACAATTGCAAAATACAAAAAAGAACTTGAAGAAAAATACAAAAATATTCAAAAACGCGGAAATACAGAAGAACAAACACAACAACTAACCGCTGAAAAAGATGCTTGAGTTAAAGAAAAAACAATTGAATTACAAGCGCTAAGAAAAAATGTTGATGATAACTATTTAAAACTTAGAAATTTAAAAGACCACAAAACTAGACTAGTTAAATTAATTCATACAAATGATGAACATGGTCGCTTGGTTTTCGATAATGGTAAATATAATAAATATTCAGGAATGCAAGGGCATGCAGAAATATTGGGTTCGAATTTTTCAAGAGACTTATTATTATCTGCGGGCGACTTAATTCAAGGCCAACCTTTATCAGACTCAGATAAAGGAGTTACTATCTCAGAAATTGCTGCTTTAATGAACTATAATGCAGTGGCTGTTGGTAACCATGAATTTGACTATGGTTTAACGCATCTATTCGAAATTCAAAAGAAAACACCGAATATGCCATTTCTATCAGCTAACATTGTTTGAAACCAAAAAGCAGTAACTGACAAGGCTAAAGACCTAAATGGTAAAGATGCAGTTGCAGATGAATTGGTATTCAAACCTTACATAATTAAAGAACTGACTTCCGGAATCAAAGTTGGAATTATGGGCATAACTACACCTGATACCGCTTGAACTTCAAGCCCTAAAAACTCAGTACATGTTACTTTTAAAGATCCAGTACAAGAAGGTACAAAATACGCAAAAGAATTAAGAGACAAAGGTGTAAATATTGTTATAGCATTAACTCACTTAGGTGTTGATAGACAAAATAAAGAATGAGATTCACGTACTTTTGCAAATAATGTTGAAGGTGTTGATTTAGTTCTTGATGGACACTCACACACATTGGTTAAAGCCGAAAAAATAAACAATACAATACTAACTCAAGCCGATTCATATACAAAATATTTAAGTGAATTAGATCTTTATATTGATACAGAGACTAATAAAATTACAAAAATAACTCAGCAACTTAGAACAATGGAAGAAACTGAACTTCTAGGTGGAGCAGTAAATAACAATAAAATAATTGATGGAAAAATAACTAAGTTAAAAGCAGAATTTGAAAAAATTAATGGTGTTAAAGTATTCGATAATCCTATTGATTTTATTCATACAACTTCTCACAAAGTTGAAGAAGCAAATAAATCATCAGCTCTTGGTAGACAAAAACAAACAAACCTAGGTATGTTTGTTGCAGATGCGCTTGGTTGATCGTTTATTAGCGACAAATCAACAGCTGATGGGCAAAAATATAATTTAGATAACACAATCGCATTTGTAGGCGGGGGTAGCATCCGTGAAAACCTAGTTAAAGGGCCAATAACGCGTGGTAACATGTTTGCCGTGTCTCCTTATGGCAACCGTATAGCGGCTGTTGAATTAAAAGGTGATAAATTAATTGAAGTTATTGCGCACGGCGCTAAAAAAATATTTTCTGGTGGTTTTGCTCAATGATCAAAAAATGTTAAATTAAATATTAATTTTGATCCAACGGATAAAATATACAAACCCGTCGAAGAGTCGATAAAAATTAATGATAAAGCGATTGATAAAAGCGCAACATATTACCTAGTTACCGATGATTATATTCTTGTTGGTGGTGATGAATACAACATGTTAAATTATGCAAAAATCACTGATGGTTCAGTCAAATTAATTTTCGAAGGTTCAGACATGCTTCAAGAACTAATTAAATACGGCCAACATATCACAAAGACAGATTTTAAAGCAACCGAGAATAATCCATTTGGTGATACACAAATTGATTTCTACAATCAAGAAAAACTGCCAAAAAATGTTGTTGTAAATCATAAAGCTCCCACTGCTACAACAACTAACTCTGCACAATAA
- a CDS encoding ABC transporter permease subunit, with protein sequence MQTENKKFNLWQKFSAKASEFIRLDKTKSTARKVSSSLWSLFFGILIAFAYIVVKKGVQSSIFVNPIEIITTVLKSFNSSNKYKILQYFLVFGFSSIACALSFKAGLFNIGIPGQMMISGFVSFALIIRYGATEYQETPTWLLVIALFISIIFAFAIGLVAGALKAYLNVHEVISTIMINWIIVGLSMLIFQQSSASIVWPNFSSAHLKYYFADNLQGTNAAFTNISTNVKMAFFIVGIVALLALSIGITFIFNFTNLGYKIRMQGISKSNGKYMGVNDKLLTVMVLGVSSAISAIAGFYFYVIGEGFFLGITQPLNLGFEAIAISLLALNSPVGALFSSLFYTYIYTSGPSLQLAPLYIQPEDLQVITSVILYLAATSIMFLQFKPINFSVRKVLLLLDPRYLKYRKLEQLLVKKASLIAQYNAKIYGLEQNSNSQNYQSSISKLAKIQDTYTAKFTKLNNAIELAKFNCQKANELYQIQLELFAAKKDNNAQLMSDIKANITKFKQQWKTEKMQFKPSNSVPSEIRSDIKLNNTENSFKLQIKQLRKQLAQITNEYLTNAMNYKNSDDQTIAYFENINGEKMKINYQLMTLGVGVKFKLKQQRKAQIKDIKSEHNDTYEMIISQRKQMHICPFRKRKEA encoded by the coding sequence ATGCAAACAGAAAACAAAAAGTTTAATCTTTGACAAAAATTTTCTGCTAAAGCATCAGAATTTATTCGTTTAGATAAAACAAAATCTACTGCTCGCAAAGTTTCTTCTTCTTTATGGTCATTATTTTTTGGGATTTTAATTGCTTTTGCTTATATCGTAGTCAAAAAAGGTGTACAAAGTTCAATCTTTGTTAACCCTATTGAGATTATTACAACTGTTCTTAAATCTTTTAATAGTTCAAACAAATATAAAATACTTCAATACTTTTTAGTATTTGGCTTTAGCTCCATAGCTTGTGCATTGAGTTTTAAGGCGGGCTTATTCAATATTGGTATTCCAGGCCAAATGATGATTTCTGGTTTTGTCAGTTTTGCTCTAATAATTCGTTATGGAGCAACAGAATACCAAGAAACACCTACTTGATTACTAGTTATTGCCCTATTTATATCAATCATATTTGCTTTTGCTATTGGTTTAGTGGCTGGAGCACTTAAAGCTTATTTAAATGTGCACGAAGTTATCTCAACAATTATGATTAACTGAATTATTGTTGGTTTATCAATGCTAATTTTCCAACAATCATCAGCTTCTATTGTTTGACCAAACTTTAGTTCAGCGCACTTAAAATACTATTTTGCCGATAACTTGCAAGGAACAAATGCGGCATTTACTAACATAAGTACAAATGTAAAAATGGCCTTCTTTATTGTTGGAATTGTTGCATTATTAGCATTATCAATTGGAATTACCTTTATTTTCAACTTTACTAACCTAGGTTACAAAATCAGAATGCAAGGTATTTCTAAATCAAATGGTAAATATATGGGAGTTAATGACAAGCTTTTAACTGTTATGGTGCTTGGAGTTTCATCTGCCATATCAGCTATTGCCGGATTTTACTTCTATGTAATTGGTGAAGGATTCTTCTTAGGAATTACGCAACCGCTTAACTTAGGTTTTGAGGCAATTGCAATTAGTTTACTTGCCCTAAACTCACCAGTTGGCGCTCTATTCTCATCACTTTTCTATACATACATTTATACTTCAGGACCTAGCTTACAATTAGCACCACTTTACATTCAACCTGAAGACTTACAAGTTATTACATCAGTTATTTTATATCTTGCAGCAACATCAATTATGTTCTTGCAATTTAAACCAATTAACTTCAGTGTTAGAAAAGTGCTATTATTATTAGACCCACGTTATCTAAAATATAGAAAACTAGAACAATTACTTGTTAAAAAAGCTTCATTAATTGCTCAATATAACGCAAAAATTTATGGTTTAGAACAAAATTCTAATAGCCAAAATTATCAATCTTCAATTAGCAAACTTGCCAAAATTCAAGATACTTATACTGCTAAATTCACTAAGCTAAACAACGCAATTGAACTAGCTAAATTCAACTGCCAAAAAGCAAATGAACTTTACCAAATTCAACTTGAATTATTTGCTGCTAAAAAAGATAATAATGCGCAATTAATGAGTGATATTAAAGCTAATATAACTAAATTTAAACAACAATGAAAAACTGAAAAAATGCAATTCAAACCTTCTAATTCAGTACCAAGCGAAATTAGAAGCGATATAAAATTAAACAACACAGAAAATTCATTTAAACTGCAAATTAAACAATTACGTAAACAATTAGCACAAATCACCAATGAGTATTTAACAAATGCTATGAACTACAAAAATAGTGATGACCAAACTATTGCCTACTTTGAAAATATCAATGGTGAAAAAATGAAAATTAACTACCAATTAATGACTCTTGGAGTTGGTGTTAAATTCAAACTAAAACAACAACGTAAAGCCCAAATTAAAGACATAAAATCTGAACACAATGACACATATGAAATGATTATTTCTCAAAGAAAACAAATGCATATTTGTCCATTTAGAAAGAGAAAGGAGGCATAA
- the mnmG gene encoding tRNA uridine-5-carboxymethylaminomethyl(34) synthesis enzyme MnmG yields MNNKTYDAIVIGGGHAGLEAAFALAHQKHKTLLISFNKSRLGMMPCNPSIGGPAKGIITREIDALGGMQGLWADLATIQLKMLNQSKGPAVWALRAQIDKEKYSQIINEYVDNQPNLDFYQAGVEEIIAENGVFKGVILDDKQTIFAKVCVVTTGTYMDSRILRGSDAIFSGPDNEKTTKTLSESLLKHGFSLQRLKTGTPPRIWSDSIDYSEVEQEVLDDINLSFSSRSNVDIPAQVACHLTYTTPQTHEIINQNLHKSAMYSGLIEGIGPRYCPSIEDKIVKFASKPRHQVFFEPETADGTITYVNGLSTSLPIDVQDQLIRTIPGLKNARVQKWGYAIEYDAIDPLQLKPSLETKIIENLFTAGQINGTSGYEEAAGQGLVAGINAGLKILNKEPMVILRNHGYLGVLIDDLVTKGTKEPYRMLTSRAEYRLLLRNDNADIRLAEYGLYAGTLTQEQYDKVIEKYKQIDNKIEYLANNHVSSKSELATKYNVFDGPSLLKILSRPDVEVDDVIPDFEYKRELTIMVRLHGYIEKQKNDAAKMVRLENLKIPNDIDYELVKNIATEAKQKLIQIKPTTIGQASRISGINPADIQMLMFHIESKHNEKN; encoded by the coding sequence ATGAATAATAAGACTTATGATGCAATTGTGATTGGTGGAGGACATGCGGGTTTAGAAGCTGCATTTGCTTTAGCTCACCAAAAACACAAAACTTTGCTCATTTCATTCAATAAAAGTAGATTAGGAATGATGCCTTGCAACCCTTCAATCGGCGGTCCTGCAAAGGGAATAATAACTAGAGAAATTGATGCACTTGGCGGAATGCAAGGTCTGTGAGCCGACCTTGCTACTATTCAATTGAAAATGTTAAATCAATCAAAAGGACCAGCAGTTTGAGCACTTAGAGCACAAATTGATAAGGAAAAATATTCACAAATTATCAATGAATATGTTGATAATCAACCTAATTTGGACTTTTATCAAGCAGGTGTTGAAGAAATTATTGCAGAAAATGGCGTTTTTAAAGGTGTAATTCTTGATGATAAACAAACAATATTTGCAAAGGTTTGTGTTGTAACAACTGGGACTTATATGGATTCAAGAATACTAAGAGGCTCTGATGCTATTTTTAGTGGTCCGGATAACGAAAAAACAACAAAAACATTGAGTGAGTCGCTTTTAAAACACGGTTTTTCATTGCAAAGACTAAAAACAGGAACACCCCCAAGAATTTGATCTGATTCAATTGACTATTCAGAAGTTGAACAAGAAGTACTTGATGATATAAATTTAAGTTTTTCAAGTCGCTCAAATGTCGATATTCCTGCTCAAGTTGCTTGCCATTTAACTTACACGACACCGCAAACTCACGAAATTATCAATCAAAATCTACACAAAAGTGCGATGTATTCTGGATTAATTGAAGGTATAGGTCCAAGATATTGCCCGTCAATTGAAGATAAGATAGTTAAATTTGCATCAAAACCTCGCCATCAAGTCTTTTTTGAACCAGAAACAGCAGATGGAACTATTACATATGTAAATGGCCTTTCTACTTCATTACCAATCGACGTTCAGGATCAATTAATTAGGACAATTCCAGGATTAAAAAATGCACGAGTACAAAAATGAGGATATGCAATTGAATATGATGCAATTGACCCTTTACAACTAAAACCCTCTCTAGAAACCAAAATTATTGAGAATTTATTTACTGCTGGACAAATTAATGGTACCAGTGGTTATGAAGAAGCTGCTGGACAGGGACTTGTAGCAGGCATTAATGCAGGATTAAAAATTTTAAACAAAGAACCTATGGTCATATTGAGAAACCATGGTTATCTTGGTGTATTGATTGATGATTTGGTAACAAAAGGAACAAAAGAACCATACAGAATGCTAACTTCTCGAGCAGAATATCGCCTTTTATTAAGAAACGATAATGCAGATATAAGATTGGCCGAATATGGACTTTATGCCGGAACATTAACACAAGAACAATATGACAAAGTTATTGAAAAATACAAACAAATTGACAATAAAATCGAATATTTAGCAAACAACCATGTTTCAAGTAAGTCTGAATTAGCTACTAAATATAATGTTTTTGATGGACCATCATTACTAAAAATTTTATCAAGACCCGACGTTGAAGTAGATGATGTAATTCCTGATTTTGAGTATAAGCGAGAACTAACTATTATGGTTAGATTGCATGGTTATATTGAAAAACAAAAAAATGATGCTGCCAAAATGGTTCGCCTTGAAAATTTAAAAATACCAAATGATATTGACTATGAATTAGTCAAAAATATTGCAACGGAAGCTAAACAAAAATTAATACAAATCAAACCAACAACAATTGGTCAAGCTTCAAGAATCAGCGGCATTAATCCTGCTGATATCCAAATGTTGATGTTTCATATCGAAAGCAAACACAATGAAAAAAATTAA
- a CDS encoding ABC transporter ATP-binding protein has protein sequence MYAVEFRNITKKFPGIIANDKVSFKVKKGTIHALIGENGAGKSTLMSILFGLYEQTSGEILINGNKVLFSGPNDANALGIGMVHQHFKLVDVYTNLDNIILGEEWTNNIGVIDRNIAIKKIKALQNKYNLQFDLFQKSGEATVSTQQKVEIMKMLYRGNDILVFDEPTAVLTDEEIQGLLKSFEIFKKAGKTIIFISHKLKEIQQVADTATVLRLGKVAGDFIMSQTSIDDIIKAMVGNEVVEIKNNIECKRDNVVFSIKNLTTTKLKKNLKNINFNIHAGEIFAIAGVAGNGQEELEYVVGGIEKPSKGSISLLVLDEKTNKYELKDITNTNAQDRSKLHMSYIPADRHHHGVILDFSIQENSVIRRLWDKEFQKAGVFKNKNIAGFTQSVIEKYDVRSSQGAKSIARSLSGGNQQKFIVGREMMTEHDFIIIVQPTRGMDIGAITNIHTQILDEKAKGKAILLISYELDEVLALADTIAVINEGKILSINDAKNITREQIGKFMSASSSSTENWFNPNDIEDSKDSYITALNRKIAKQKEQILLQEASIKSSLVVAKKTKGADKNIINELKESLLKVKEQKSKLFNETKRELIHAKTSFNEIYEDYKNNQANKMKGEK, from the coding sequence ATGTACGCAGTAGAATTTAGAAACATAACTAAAAAATTCCCCGGAATCATTGCAAATGATAAAGTTTCTTTCAAAGTAAAAAAAGGAACAATTCATGCATTGATTGGCGAAAATGGGGCTGGAAAAAGTACTTTGATGTCTATCTTGTTTGGACTATATGAACAAACAAGTGGAGAAATCCTAATTAATGGCAACAAAGTGCTTTTTTCTGGACCGAATGATGCCAATGCACTAGGTATAGGTATGGTGCACCAGCATTTTAAATTAGTTGATGTTTATACTAACCTTGACAATATTATTTTGGGTGAGGAATGAACAAATAATATAGGTGTAATTGATAGAAATATTGCTATTAAAAAAATTAAAGCATTACAAAACAAATACAACCTACAATTTGACCTTTTCCAAAAATCAGGTGAAGCAACTGTTTCAACTCAACAAAAAGTTGAAATCATGAAAATGCTATATCGTGGGAACGATATTCTAGTATTTGATGAACCTACAGCTGTTTTAACCGATGAAGAAATTCAAGGTTTATTAAAATCTTTTGAAATTTTTAAAAAAGCAGGAAAGACAATAATCTTTATTAGCCACAAACTTAAAGAAATACAACAAGTAGCTGACACTGCTACAGTTCTTCGTTTAGGTAAAGTGGCAGGCGACTTTATTATGAGTCAAACATCTATTGATGATATTATCAAGGCTATGGTTGGTAATGAAGTTGTCGAAATTAAAAACAATATCGAATGCAAACGTGATAATGTTGTATTCTCAATCAAAAATCTAACAACAACAAAACTTAAAAAGAACCTTAAAAATATTAACTTTAACATCCATGCAGGTGAAATATTTGCAATTGCTGGTGTAGCTGGCAATGGTCAAGAAGAACTTGAATATGTAGTTGGTGGTATTGAAAAACCATCAAAAGGTTCAATTAGTCTTTTAGTTCTTGACGAAAAAACAAATAAATATGAGTTAAAAGATATTACAAACACAAATGCACAAGACAGAAGTAAATTACACATGTCTTATATTCCAGCTGACCGTCATCACCATGGAGTTATTCTTGATTTTAGCATCCAAGAAAACTCTGTAATTAGAAGACTTTGAGACAAAGAATTCCAAAAAGCCGGTGTTTTCAAAAATAAAAACATCGCTGGATTTACTCAAAGCGTTATCGAAAAATATGACGTTCGAAGCTCACAAGGTGCAAAAAGTATTGCCCGTTCGCTTTCGGGTGGTAACCAACAAAAATTCATTGTTGGACGTGAAATGATGACTGAACATGATTTTATAATTATTGTTCAACCTACTCGTGGTATGGATATTGGTGCAATAACTAACATTCATACTCAAATTCTTGATGAAAAAGCAAAAGGTAAAGCAATTTTACTAATCTCATATGAATTAGATGAAGTTTTAGCTCTTGCAGACACAATTGCTGTTATTAATGAGGGTAAAATTTTATCAATTAATGATGCAAAAAACATCACTCGTGAACAAATTGGTAAATTCATGTCAGCTTCTTCTTCATCAACAGAAAATTGATTCAATCCAAATGATATTGAAGACTCAAAAGATTCATATATCACAGCATTAAACAGAAAAATTGCAAAACAAAAAGAACAAATCTTGCTTCAAGAAGCTTCAATTAAATCAAGTCTTGTAGTTGCAAAAAAAACCAAAGGTGCTGATAAAAATATAATCAATGAATTAAAAGAAAGTTTATTAAAAGTAAAAGAACAAAAATCTAAATTATTCAATGAAACAAAGCGTGAGTTAATTCATGCAAAAACTTCATTTAATGAAATTTATGAAGATTACAAAAATAATCAAGCAAATAAAATGAAAGGAGAAAAATAA
- a CDS encoding Cof-type HAD-IIB family hydrolase has product MKKRLIQAYFIDLDGTMLDAGEDNGFMSAENIEFLKELQKTTPVIPSTGRRPKGAVPQIMKLINAPYAVCSTGSVVADPNGEIIHSVNIKNETKNKLLKLFMDTKLNIIINGADTIYHFGEFNWNKRDWVKRFEKKSYQEIDKNQDIRQFLIFGLGLEETSNFEKYLNDNYPELATHVVSRGYSIEVTDKSATKGSANKYVAELLGLDIKKCAHIGDSKNDLLALPYVGYLVAMGNAEAEIKQAASFIGEDYTNGGLARTIQKFEKFIEKTIEN; this is encoded by the coding sequence ATGAAAAAACGTTTAATTCAAGCTTATTTTATTGATCTAGATGGCACAATGTTGGATGCTGGCGAAGATAATGGTTTTATGTCTGCTGAAAACATTGAATTTTTAAAAGAATTACAGAAAACTACTCCAGTTATTCCTTCGACTGGGAGAAGACCAAAAGGCGCGGTTCCTCAGATAATGAAATTGATTAATGCGCCATATGCAGTTTGTTCGACAGGTTCAGTTGTTGCAGATCCTAACGGTGAAATTATCCATAGTGTTAATATAAAAAATGAGACTAAAAATAAGTTGCTTAAATTATTCATGGATACTAAATTAAATATAATAATTAATGGTGCAGACACAATTTATCATTTTGGCGAATTCAATTGAAATAAAAGGGATTGAGTAAAAAGATTTGAGAAAAAAAGCTATCAAGAAATAGATAAAAATCAAGATATCAGACAATTTTTGATTTTTGGTTTAGGTCTAGAAGAAACATCAAATTTTGAAAAATATTTAAATGATAATTACCCCGAATTAGCAACTCATGTTGTTTCTAGAGGATATTCAATTGAGGTGACTGATAAGTCTGCTACAAAAGGTTCTGCAAATAAATATGTTGCTGAACTTTTAGGTTTAGATATTAAAAAATGTGCTCATATTGGTGATTCAAAAAATGATTTGTTAGCATTGCCTTATGTTGGTTATCTAGTTGCAATGGGTAATGCTGAGGCAGAAATTAAGCAAGCGGCAAGTTTTATTGGTGAAGATTACACTAATGGTGGTCTAGCAAGAACCATACAAAAATTCGAAAAATTTATTGAAAAAACTATTGAAAATTAG
- a CDS encoding BMP family ABC transporter substrate-binding protein — translation MKRKFLLSISAISALSAMPLMAAACGNKKYSHPKQPSQSVVNIKFNDSFKLTEEQIKKAPKIVMINDGGDLNDKSFNQSAWEGLLNFADLQNKFPYSQFDVIEVKNSQFAQAYQTALEGKYQIWIAPGYLHGDHIGTFVKANEAKIKENKVVIIGADYTSELSGHGIYQHFKTKEAAFMAGYAAGMFLSNETDPKNRTVSSFGGGIFPGVTDFIEGFYKGILWWNNQQTDENKKVHTLTDTVDLSSGFEITPKMNSTIDSVLALNPKMVLPVAGPATNVLINNERSKDKYIVGVDTDQSLSAPKNKEWFFTSILKSIGQSTYDTVGRLASTQDLASESDKLGKFELDKKDGNQVGGYNENWVDVAPTSITDPAKRQLAVAALQKGKEVFKKLTPEEKDYLASKRALKDGTEYNTEQERLNALSKELMKK, via the coding sequence TTGAAACGTAAATTTTTACTATCTATTAGTGCAATTTCTGCACTAAGTGCAATGCCTTTAATGGCTGCGGCGTGTGGTAATAAAAAATACTCACACCCAAAACAACCAAGTCAATCAGTTGTTAATATTAAATTTAACGACAGTTTTAAATTGACAGAAGAACAAATCAAAAAAGCCCCTAAAATCGTTATGATTAACGATGGGGGGGATTTAAACGATAAATCATTCAACCAATCGGCTTGAGAAGGTTTATTAAATTTTGCAGATCTACAAAATAAATTCCCATATTCACAGTTCGATGTTATCGAGGTTAAGAACTCACAATTTGCGCAAGCTTATCAAACAGCTTTAGAAGGCAAGTATCAAATTTGAATAGCTCCAGGATATTTACACGGAGATCACATTGGTACTTTTGTTAAAGCTAATGAAGCTAAAATTAAAGAAAATAAAGTTGTAATTATTGGAGCAGATTATACTTCAGAGTTATCAGGTCACGGAATTTACCAACATTTCAAAACCAAAGAAGCTGCATTCATGGCGGGATATGCTGCAGGTATGTTCCTTTCAAATGAAACAGATCCAAAAAACAGAACAGTTTCTAGTTTTGGGGGTGGTATATTCCCAGGTGTAACTGACTTTATTGAAGGTTTTTATAAAGGTATCCTATGGTGAAATAATCAACAAACCGATGAAAATAAAAAAGTTCACACTCTTACAGATACAGTAGATTTATCTTCTGGATTTGAAATTACACCTAAGATGAATTCAACTATCGATAGTGTATTGGCATTAAATCCAAAAATGGTTCTTCCAGTAGCTGGGCCTGCTACAAACGTTTTAATTAATAATGAAAGATCAAAAGATAAATATATTGTTGGTGTTGACACTGACCAATCTCTTTCAGCCCCTAAAAATAAAGAATGATTCTTTACTTCAATTCTAAAAAGTATTGGACAATCTACATACGATACAGTTGGTAGATTAGCTTCAACACAAGACTTAGCATCTGAGAGCGATAAATTAGGCAAGTTTGAATTAGATAAAAAAGATGGTAATCAAGTAGGTGGATATAATGAAAACTGAGTTGATGTTGCACCTACAAGCATAACTGACCCAGCTAAAAGACAACTTGCTGTTGCAGCGCTTCAAAAAGGTAAAGAAGTGTTTAAAAAATTAACACCAGAAGAAAAAGACTATCTTGCTTCAAAAAGAGCTCTTAAAGATGGTACAGAATATAATACTGAACAAGAACGTCTAAATGCTCTTTCAAAAGAATTGATGAAAAAATAA